From the genome of Haloarcula taiwanensis:
GCCCTGTTCAACTGCTGTCGTCACTGCGTCGATACCGGCGTCTTCGGCCTGTGCACGCAGGTCGTCGACAGCCTGCTGCCCAGCGTCGGCGAGGCGGTCGTAGATGCTGCTGTCCTCGAAGTCGGGAATCTGGTCGACTACCTGTTCGGTTTCGAGGACGTGTAGCGCGTGCAGACTCGCGTCGTGGCGCTGTGCGAGGTCGATGGCGTGTTCGGCTGCAGTGGCAGACCCGTCGGAGCCGTCGGTCGGAACGAGTACGGCGTCGTACATACAGTGGTGTTTCTGATTCCGGGTAAATGGCTTTGCGCTTCCTCTCTATCAACTGTCAGGACAGCCGCAGCACAACGGTTTTGCCCCCGCCGGTCACGAGGAACTGTATGGGAATCGGTGACGTTTACGAGGTGACGGTCGGGGACTGCACAGATGTCCACTACGTCGACGTCGGGATGTACGACGTAGCCGAGTACGGGCCCGTCTACATAATCGACGCCGAGCGACCGGCGCTGGTCGACACCGGCACCGGCGCGCGACACGAAACCATCCTCTCGGCGATGGAGTCGGTCGGGATCGCGCCCGAGGACCTGGAGGTCATCGCGGCGACCCACGTCCATCTGGACCACGCCGGCGGGGCCGGCTACCTCGCCGAGGACTGCCCGAACGCGACGGTCTACGTCCACGAATCCGGCAAGCGCCACCTCGTCGACCCCGAGCGGCTCTGGGAGGGGACCAAACACGCCGTCGGTGACCAGATCGAGTTCTACGGGAAGCCGGTCCCGGTCGCCGAAGACCGTATCGAGACGCTGACCGACGGCGACGTGATCGACCTGGGTGACCACTCCCTCGAAACTCTGCACGCGCCGGGCCATGCGCCACATCAGGTCGTCTTCTACGACCCTGCCATCGACGGTGTGTTCACCGCCGACGCCGCCGGCATCTACAACCCGTCGACCGACGAGATGCACGTCACGACCCCGCCGGTCAACTTCACGCTCGACCAGGCGCTCGACGACGTGGCGATGATACAGGACCTCGACCCGGACATCCTCATGTTCGGCCACTTCGGTGCCGTCGAAACCGGCGATAAGCTGGAAACATACACCGAGATACTACCTGAATGGGTCGCCGAGGTCGAGCGAAAACGCGAGGAACTGGACGACGACGAGGCAGTCATCGATTACTTCGTCGAGCGGGCCGACACCGATACCTGGGGCGAGCGAAAGGGCCGCGCCGAGATGCGCCTGAACGTCCGCGGCGTCCTCGTGGCGCTCGATAACCGGAAAGAATAGTCAGTGTCATAACGGGCCTGAAACTGGGTGATAGTGCCCCCGTCTGCCGGTGAGTGAATGCGCTTATACGGTGGCGACGCGATAGCCCGGACAGATGGAGGCCAACTGTGGCTGGTAGTTCGGGGCTACTGATTCCGCTCGTCGCCGGCATCATCGGACTTGGCGTCCTTGCACAGGTCCTCGCCGCACGCCTGCGCGTCCCCAGTATCATCTTCTACCTGCTGGTGGGTGTCATCATCGGCCAGCCTGGACTGGACATCATCGGTGATGGTACCTTTGGCGGGGCGCTGTCGGCAATCGTCGGCTTAGCAGTCGCAATCATCGTTTTCGAGGGGGCCTATCACCTCCGATTTGACCGTCTGCGCGAGGCCCCGGCCGCCACGTTCAGGCTCGTAACCGTCGGTGCGGCTATCGCACTCGTCGGCACCGCTATCGCCGTCAAGTTCGCGTTCAGTTCCGCGGCCGTCTCCTGGAACCTCGCGTTCCTTATCGGTGCGTTGCTGGTCGCGACCGGGCCGACGGTCATCACGC
Proteins encoded in this window:
- a CDS encoding MBL fold metallo-hydrolase — protein: MGIGDVYEVTVGDCTDVHYVDVGMYDVAEYGPVYIIDAERPALVDTGTGARHETILSAMESVGIAPEDLEVIAATHVHLDHAGGAGYLAEDCPNATVYVHESGKRHLVDPERLWEGTKHAVGDQIEFYGKPVPVAEDRIETLTDGDVIDLGDHSLETLHAPGHAPHQVVFYDPAIDGVFTADAAGIYNPSTDEMHVTTPPVNFTLDQALDDVAMIQDLDPDILMFGHFGAVETGDKLETYTEILPEWVAEVERKREELDDDEAVIDYFVERADTDTWGERKGRAEMRLNVRGVLVALDNRKE
- a CDS encoding universal stress protein UspA; protein product: MYDAVLVPTDGSDGSATAAEHAIDLAQRHDASLHALHVLETEQVVDQIPDFEDSSIYDRLADAGQQAVDDLRAQAEDAGIDAVTTAVEQGVPHEEVVAYVERHDIDIIVMATEGRTGPSRELIGSVTESVVRASPVPVLATKVGGES